Within the Phaseolus vulgaris cultivar G19833 chromosome 9, P. vulgaris v2.0, whole genome shotgun sequence genome, the region AGCTTGGATTTCTGGGATAGAGATGAAACTTCCAGTAAATGAGGATTTCTTGTTGAGAATGTCCAGTAATCTTGATGGCTCCAACTGGATCTTGGCCCTATCCATTTCAGGGAGATTACTGCCAAACAAATATGTAGAAGACTCTCTTGGTGACTTGCCCCTATCATCCATCACGGGTTCTGAAGGCTCCTCATAGATGATAAAGCTACACAAGTCTATACCATTTCCATCTCCTTCCATCACGCCTGAATATTCTGGATATTTTGCTAGGACATATTGTTCAACATATTCCATTTCTTTTGGTGTGATTGGACCTGACCATCTAATGTCAAGATCAGGGATAGTTGATATGGCTTCAGCTATGATGTGAGCAGGAATCAACGTTTGCCGTTTCTGCATTTCAGACCATTTTTCAGCTTCAATTCAACATGCAACATCCCAAAAAGATAGAAGAAAAAGTGGGAATATGATAATCACCTTTACAACCATGCTGTTTGATTTGCAGCTCtcagttattattttttgtgttgGACCTTTCTGAGCCTCCTTCACTTCATTTTCTACCATCTCTTGATATTGAACCTGATTTAGGAATTGGAATTCAGAGTTGTTACATCTACCTTAAAATATACAAACATAGAGCTGACTATATATATAGCTTTGAATTGTGACCACTTTACCTCAGATCCTCCTTCTGAAATTTCATGCTCCTGCCGGTTAGTTCCCATATTAATTGTCTTCACTTACAGAAACATAAGATAATTCTGTTTAGTGTACAGTACCTGAGAAAATCTTAGGTAGATGgtgaacaacaacaacaagaaagaaaagaacagaAGACAATATGTGTAGAAGTCCTTTTAAAAGATCCTCTAACAAATGTTTTCTAAGAGATTAAGGCTAGAGAGAAATCAATCCAATGAAGTAGGATGATTAAGATGGGGtattaatattatcaatgactaaaaagaagaatgaaaggaaaagaggaagaagggGGCATGTTTGAAAACAAACTTTGGCCCAGCCAAACTCACAAAGATGACACTTCTTGTTGAAGCTGTGAATTTTCTTATGTGccaaagaaattaagaaaacaaataaagtCAGATGATTACACCGAGAAAGACAATAGCAAGGCTTTAAAATAGAAGGTGATGATGAAACGGGTGACATGTCCCTCTTGCCTTAACCATGGTTTGTTTGTGCAATATTCTCCAGAATTATTCCCTGGTACCTAAAATTATTggtttcaaaattcaaaactcAACCTTAATTAAAGTCTGAACCTAGGGTTTGATTGTTAAACTCTATTAATTGAGACGTTAGGAGAAGATTTTTGAGGTGTTGCTTTCCATTGGCAACAACATCACCATATTTGTTAATTGTTAAATAAACGTCACTCTTCAGTTTTATATTCTTAATGGAAAATGATCATTGGAGAACCTTGATGAAATGTCAACAGAGCCATGgcatctttttttaaaaaaatatctcagCATACTTTACCGATAGAAtacttcaaattttcaaatcaCTGGGTAATTAAGTTTTATTACCTTCTTGAAAAGGCTTTCTAATCGTTTTAACAGCTGCATTTAAAGACATTACTTAAACCTGAACAAAATTGACTGTCACTGAATTTTGCTCAGGTAAAACCTAGGTTCATTATGAATTCGCTTCAACTGAGAACTGATTCATATTTAAGAGATAAAATTCAGCAATAAAATCACCATTGGAACAGCGGTTGCATGCTTGATGtaagaaaccctaaaccctaaattttataatatataagtgatggaaatcaattttataaggttTACTCCATCCTTAATACTTTCAGGAAGAAAAGCTTTTCAACTTATATGAAATGGAAAAAGTTTATAATAGAAAAATGAAATTGTGGGTTTGTAAGTAGTAGGTGAAATTCTAGAACGTGATTTAATGTGAaataagaaagagaaataaaactaatttttggCAATAATAAGCACCATGATATGATATAGTCATTGCAACAAACAgtgtttaatattaataaatggTAATGGAAAATAGAAGTGAATTTGTTAATTGAATTTCCCATATGTCACGCCACAACTTGCATACTATTGATAAGGACGAAAATATTAAGTTAATGTTAGGATCATATGGGGATTTGACCTTTATTATTTGTTTCCCTACTGTAGAACAACCAATGagtctttgaaaaacaattaaaaaagacATGTACCAATataattatacaaaataaatcAATCTTTATTTACAGGGAGGAAGAGGGCATTATGCCCTTTAGAGATTCCTTCAAAAGAATATTAGATATGGACAAAGGACAAGGGGGTCACAATAAAgtgtttaatataataatttaataactaaaccaagattaataaataattaaactaaCGAGGATAATAAATAATGGAATGCCGTAGGGCATGGTTGAATTTGCATACATGACTTGAATGCTTCAATGGCCAACTATCCAATATATGTGGAAATTGGGAAGGTTGAGTTTATAAAACTCTAATactatatttttgaaatataagattgatttttgtatatttatttcatatgttttttcatAAGTTTtggaatgatattttttatcagATTTCAAAGTAGACtcaaaggattttttttattctaatatttgtttttttggaAAATTGAGCAACTTTGAAACAAGTTCTTAATTAAATTCTTAATAAAGTGAAATTTATTATCTCCTGCTATATGAGCTGACTTATGGGTAATAATAAGGAATAAATACAGTAATTACTTGTATATAGgtgaaaaaaatatacatgaaaAAGTAAATATGAGTATAAACTATGTTGgtgttaattattataaaaactttttttacaATGATATAGTTACATTGAGTCTTATAATGTTATTGCAATCAAATAGTATATTAAAGATTTGTTAGTTCACTTGTTAGATTTTATctcttaattaattaataataatttatatataaaatatcttagttatttttcaatattttttggatACCAATGCGTACAAAATTACAGTGATGTTGGTTAGTAAATTATGTAGTAATGATTTTATGTGTTATCATTTATATACGAGTAAcataatatttaatgtttttaatgacGAATTATTATTCATCTCAAAATAACAAGATAGTTGTGTTGTTAATTTTTCACTTCTCAAAGATTGTTTAAAAACTTCAAATCACTTGGTAAGTAGGTGAAAAGGAAGAATTTTCAAAAGTTTGAGTATATTACTTGTTTTGAAACACTTTCTCATATTTGTAGTGATTTTTGTAATTTACGTTTTTCACTTTTTATACCTTTCAACCTTTTGGTCATCTCAACTTTCTTTAAGCGATCATCTCTTTAGGTATGCCATTTGTTATTtgcttaacatttttttaataagtgaaaaaaataaacatgaaaAAGTAAATGAGTATAATACTATGTTGGTGTTATTATAAAAACctattttataacatttttaattaGATGATATAGTTACATTGAGTCTTATGATGTTATTGCAATCCAATAGTATATTAAAGATATGTTAGTTGACTTGTTAGATTTTATCTCTTAATTAATTCAGAATAATTGATGGAGTCCACGTTCTCAAGCATAATAGTCCTTTATGAGGATTACAATATTTGTCTCACTTTGAGGGTAACATTTAATCTCACCCAACAAAGATTAAATACAATGTCTCTTTAGTCTCTTACTAGGATTTTTAATCTCACACTATGGTAGATATCAATTCTCTCATTTACTCTCTATGTTGCTCTTCTCACTTGTTTGTTCTTGCTTGCATTTCTCTCCCTCACAAGTTCTCTTTATATAGAGAATAAGAGAAAGATTTCTTCAGAAAGAGATAATTAATATTTGTCACATTTTTAAGATACCTTGAAAAGACAATCTTCAACTTTTTAGGTTGAACTTCATAGTTTTCAAGAGAGATATAATTTCAAGACATTGGAATGttcaatattaaatatatttaatggaTTAATTACAAATATTCATTTTTCATGGTCTCCAATTAATTATTGAaggatttaaaaaaatcaaagataatttgttttttttaaatgtttgtgTTATTCTCAATTATCATTTGTCGTATTTAACATTTCGGGCTTAACGAGGATTATACTTCAttccttatttatttttatgttttatggcataaaaaaaattcacatttGATGCTTATAACATCATTaggtaaaaatatatttaatataaccATGTTTATCAGTGAAATAGTTATATCTGCGAACATATATGAATCCAAGTTTCTATAAGTTATTACAACattaaaatgatttaattaGCCAAAATATATCTGCGAACATATATGAATCCATAGTTATTAGCTTTTGGAATAatcattaagaaaaaaaattattgatgcaTTGTATCATGATTATTAATATGCATGAGAAAAGTATGTCAAATTAGTGATTTTAACTTGTTAATCATTCTACTTAATTTCGCTGACCTATCAAATCGATTAGTcagaaataaaataagataaactgACTCacataatttttgtattatattatttgaagaATTTAAATACATACAAGATTATTCTATTTAAATCATTAatattacaaattaaatttcaacAATCAATTAGATGgaataaaaaacttaaatatttaaGTGATTAACAatgtttttcatatatatatatatatatatatatatatatataaataactgAGTTGTTTTCTAATAGAACAAACCAAAATTTTCAGTCATTTAATCATAACCAGAGTTAGCTCACCTCAATCATGTTTGGCAAGTCAATGACAAGTGAGGTGAAAATAGGTGATGTTATTCGTTTTGTCATCGTAATCATTAAAGACTTTTAATCATTATAAAA harbors:
- the LOC137821415 gene encoding uncharacterized protein → MGTNRQEHEISEGGSEVQYQEMVENEVKEAQKGPTQKIITESCKSNSMVVKKRQTLIPAHIIAEAISTIPDLDIRWSGPITPKEMEYVEQYVLAKYPEYSGVMEGDGNGIDLCSFIIYEEPSEPVMDDRGKSPRESSTYLFGSNLPEMDRAKIQLEPSRLLDILNKKSSFTGSFISIPEIQARNKILKHYGLPDEEYLVLFTPSYKDAMMLVGESYPFVKGNYYMTILDQEEDYIREFASFKESKVISAPKTWLDLRISGSQLSQNFRRRCKISSKGLFSYPVDANGTMHWISEAHRNNWHVLLDASALVVGKDRLHLLALHRPDFVICSLDNIHSNPSRITCLLVRKKSFENSAASSQVVD